A DNA window from Ficedula albicollis isolate OC2 chromosome 1, FicAlb1.5, whole genome shotgun sequence contains the following coding sequences:
- the EXOSC8 gene encoding exosome complex component RRP43 gives MGTVEPLEYYRRFLKENCRPDGRELGEFRTTTVNIGSITTADGSALVKLGNTTVICGVKAELAAPAVDSANKGYIVPNVELPSLCAERFRSGPPGEEAQAASQFIADVIENSQMIVKEDLCIANGKLAWVLYCDIICLDYDGNLLDASVFALLAALKNVHLPLVTINEETGLSEVNLKQKNPLIIRKHPVATSFAIFDDTLLIVDPTAEEEDLATGTVTIVTDEEGRLCSVHKPGGSPLTGAKLQDCITRAITRHKEVKKLIDKVIKSITPK, from the exons ATGGG AACTGTGGAACCTTTGGAGTATTACAGGAGGTTTTTG aaagagaACTGTCGGCCTGATGGAAGAGAGTTAGGTGAATTTCGGACAACCACTGTCAACATAG GTTCAATTACAACTGCAGATGGTTCTGCCCTGGTGAAGTTAGGAAATACCACGGTGATTTGTGGAGTAAAAGCG gaACTTGCTGCACCTGCAGTGGATTCTGCTAATAAGGGATATATTG TTCCAAATGTGGAGCTGCCATCCCTCTGTGCAGAGAGGTTTCGCTCTGGACCACCTGGTGAAGAGGCTCAAGCAGCGAGCCAGTTCATTGCAGATGTGATTGAAAA ttcaCAGATGATAGTGAAAGAAGATCTGTGTATTGCCAATGGCAAG CTTGCTTGGGTGTTATACTGTGATATCATATGTCTGGACTATGATGGAAACCTTCTGGATGCCAGTGTCTTTGCTTTGTTGGCAGCATTAAAAAATG tGCATTTGCCGTTGGTTACGATAAATGAAGAAACTGGTTTATCAGaagttaatttaaaacagaagaacCCTTTGATTATCAGAAAGCATCCGGTTGCCACATCATTTGCTATATTCGATGA CACGTTACTCATTGTTGATCCAACTGCTGAAGAGGAAGATTTAGCAACTGGAACAGTAACCATTGTAACTGATGAAGAAGGCAGACTGTGTTCTGTCCATAAACCAG GTGGAAGTCCTCTTACAGGAGCCAAGCTTCAGGACTGTATCACCAGAGCAATTACAAGACACAAAGAAGTAAAGAAGCTGATAGACAAAGTAATAAAAAGTATAACACCCAAGTGA